The following coding sequences are from one Lysinibacillus sp. FSL W8-0992 window:
- a CDS encoding circularly permuted type 2 ATP-grasp protein — protein sequence MMKLYDSGSFFDEMLDGDQPKPHYRSFHRKLSAFSQDQLEEKYQQAQSSFLRQGITFTVYGAQGGTERTMPFDFVPIIIPHEQWNIIETGMKQRVKALNCFLHDVYNRQLIVKDGIIPKSLIEQNPFYYPEMLGVQVPINNHIFLAGIDLIRDENGVYRVLEDNLRNPSGISYVFQNRYVMKEVYPEFFSKHTIQSLEKQMTIMKNALLAHRPTALKANVEPKAVLLTAGMYNSAYYDHVFLAQQLNIQLVEGRDLIVQDLKVYMKTIYGLEQIDIIYRRIDDDFLDPTVFREDSLLGVPYLIEAYKAGNIAILNAVGNGVADDKAMYAYVPDMIRYYLNEEPILENVTTYHLEDESQRAWVLDHLKELVIKNVSASGGYDMLIGPHASEEEITSFYEKIVKHPNQYIAQPTIQLSRAPSYQHGKFYPCHVDLRVYVMNGGDIFVLPGGLSRVALKEGSLIVNSSQGGGAKDTWILKEELQHAKSSSRRTILDGKI from the coding sequence ATGATGAAATTGTATGATTCAGGTTCTTTTTTTGATGAAATGTTAGATGGTGATCAGCCGAAACCACATTATCGCTCTTTCCATCGTAAGCTTAGTGCTTTTTCACAAGATCAGCTAGAAGAAAAATACCAACAAGCTCAATCAAGCTTTCTTAGACAAGGTATAACATTTACTGTATATGGTGCACAGGGTGGGACGGAGCGGACAATGCCTTTTGATTTTGTCCCAATTATTATCCCACATGAACAATGGAACATCATTGAAACAGGTATGAAACAGCGTGTTAAAGCCTTAAACTGTTTTTTACATGATGTTTATAATAGACAGCTAATTGTTAAAGACGGGATTATTCCAAAAAGCCTTATCGAACAAAATCCATTTTATTATCCAGAAATGCTAGGTGTACAAGTGCCTATTAATAATCATATTTTTTTAGCTGGAATTGATTTAATTCGCGATGAAAATGGTGTTTATCGTGTACTGGAAGATAATTTACGTAATCCTTCTGGCATTTCGTACGTTTTTCAAAACCGATATGTTATGAAGGAAGTGTATCCTGAGTTCTTTTCAAAACATACAATCCAATCTCTTGAGAAACAGATGACAATTATGAAAAATGCCCTTCTTGCACATCGGCCAACAGCTTTAAAAGCAAATGTAGAACCGAAAGCAGTGCTTTTAACAGCGGGGATGTATAATTCTGCCTATTACGATCATGTATTTTTAGCGCAACAATTAAATATTCAGCTTGTGGAAGGACGAGATTTAATCGTTCAAGATCTTAAAGTTTATATGAAGACTATATATGGTCTTGAGCAAATAGATATTATTTATCGCCGAATTGATGATGATTTCCTAGATCCTACTGTCTTTCGAGAAGATTCTTTACTAGGAGTACCCTATTTAATAGAAGCCTATAAAGCGGGCAATATCGCAATTTTGAATGCGGTTGGCAATGGTGTTGCGGATGATAAAGCGATGTATGCCTATGTACCCGATATGATTCGTTATTATTTAAATGAGGAGCCGATTTTAGAAAATGTGACGACCTATCATCTTGAAGATGAAAGTCAACGAGCATGGGTTCTTGACCATTTAAAAGAATTAGTGATTAAAAATGTAAGTGCTTCAGGTGGCTACGATATGCTAATTGGACCACATGCAAGTGAAGAGGAAATCACAAGCTTTTATGAAAAAATAGTAAAACATCCAAATCAATACATTGCGCAACCGACTATTCAGCTATCACGTGCACCATCATATCAGCATGGCAAATTTTATCCTTGTCATGTCGATTTACGGGTTTATGTTATGAACGGCGGTGATATTTTTGTACTTCCCGGAGGTTTATCGCGTGTTGCACTTAAAGAAGGCTCGTTAATCGTTAATTCATCTCAAGGTGGTGGAGCAAAAGATACGTGGATATTAAAGGAGGAATTGCAACATGCTAAGTCGAGTAGCAGACGCACTATATTGGATGGCAAGATATAG
- a CDS encoding tyrosine recombinase XerC, with translation MQKTQLPKIMKDFLVYLTTIKGKSQRTRKEYEYDLTLFFRFHLAMQNDIEIAQLEKINIATITIEEIRDITLEDLYLFMEYCEVQRQNSASARARKVATLKSFFKYIKGKRRLIEENPAEELETPKIGRRKPIYMNMEEATQFIEGIQIHRASPRNYCMMMFFLNLGIRVSELCQLNTSSIQGRYLTVIGKGNKERTVYLNDSCIQALKNYEQSGKAPYKGEGEEPLFVSQKGTRFTRQTVAKIVKQINKQSGLQKDRLTPHKLRHTSATMMYKAGADIRSLQHILGHSSVATTQIYTHIEDEQLQHVLENNPFNIVENN, from the coding sequence ATGCAGAAGACTCAACTACCTAAAATAATGAAAGATTTCCTTGTCTACTTAACGACGATCAAAGGGAAATCGCAGCGCACTAGAAAAGAATACGAATACGATCTCACATTATTTTTTCGTTTCCACTTAGCAATGCAAAACGATATTGAGATAGCGCAATTAGAAAAAATTAATATTGCTACTATTACAATAGAAGAAATCCGTGATATTACTTTGGAGGATCTCTACTTATTTATGGAATACTGCGAAGTGCAACGTCAAAATTCCGCTTCTGCTAGAGCACGGAAAGTAGCTACATTAAAATCGTTTTTCAAATACATTAAAGGAAAACGCCGTCTCATTGAAGAGAATCCAGCCGAAGAGTTAGAAACGCCGAAGATTGGGCGCAGAAAACCAATTTATATGAATATGGAAGAGGCAACACAGTTTATCGAGGGCATTCAAATACATCGCGCATCTCCACGCAATTATTGCATGATGATGTTTTTCTTAAATCTAGGTATACGAGTATCCGAGCTTTGCCAACTAAATACATCGTCAATACAAGGACGCTATTTGACTGTTATCGGAAAAGGCAATAAAGAACGGACAGTTTATTTGAATGATAGCTGCATCCAAGCACTAAAAAATTATGAACAAAGCGGAAAAGCGCCGTACAAAGGCGAAGGAGAAGAGCCCCTTTTCGTTTCACAAAAAGGAACACGTTTTACACGGCAAACAGTAGCCAAAATCGTCAAACAAATAAACAAACAATCGGGGCTACAAAAAGATCGGCTAACGCCTCATAAATTGCGTCATACATCCGCAACAATGATGTATAAAGCTGGGGCAGATATTCGAAGCTTACAACATATACTTGGGCACTCTAGTGTCGCTACAACCCAAATCTATACGCATATTGAGGATGAGCAATTACAGCATGTTCTAGAGAATAACCCATTCAATATTGTAGAGAATAACTAA
- a CDS encoding DinB family protein: MIALLLEQLSATRAQLLKEITIYNNTQFNQKPDENSWSIAQICHHLVLVEASTIKAITWGLSSQENSEPKRLNVQLIKDRTRKLKAPKIVEPSDEPFEIQQILTLLDDTREQFTTYLQAIEDPSLLAKKAVQHPAFGKLPLDQWIEQVYLHEQRHIEQIHERKGIVS, translated from the coding sequence ATGATAGCATTATTGCTGGAACAACTAAGTGCAACAAGAGCGCAATTACTAAAGGAAATTACAATATACAATAATACACAATTTAATCAAAAACCTGATGAAAACAGTTGGAGTATCGCACAAATATGTCATCACTTAGTGCTAGTAGAAGCATCGACTATCAAGGCAATTACTTGGGGGTTATCCTCACAAGAAAATTCAGAACCAAAACGTCTAAATGTTCAGCTGATAAAAGATAGAACGAGGAAGCTTAAAGCGCCAAAAATTGTTGAACCTTCAGATGAACCATTTGAAATACAGCAAATATTGACATTACTAGATGATACGCGAGAACAATTCACTACCTATCTGCAAGCGATTGAAGATCCATCTCTGCTAGCAAAAAAAGCCGTTCAACATCCTGCTTTTGGTAAATTACCACTCGACCAATGGATTGAGCAGGTGTATTTGCATGAACAACGACATATTGAACAAATCCATGAAAGGAAAGGTATTGTAAGTTAA
- a CDS encoding transcriptional regulator, with protein MSKYRDGYEFYCEMCERYGLEPISFRYYVIQLSQEQLSAYNMQAKQLGI; from the coding sequence ATGTCGAAATATCGTGATGGTTATGAGTTTTATTGTGAAATGTGTGAACGTTATGGTTTAGAGCCAATTTCATTCCGTTATTATGTTATCCAATTATCGCAAGAACAGCTTTCCGCTTATAATATGCAAGCGAAACAACTTGGAATATAA
- a CDS encoding transcriptional regulator has protein sequence MAQYREGYELYCKKCEQFNLEPVNIYYYINKLSQEQLKYFNEAAHERKLVV, from the coding sequence ATGGCACAGTATAGAGAAGGTTACGAGTTATATTGTAAAAAATGCGAGCAATTTAATTTAGAGCCAGTTAATATTTATTACTATATTAATAAGTTATCGCAAGAACAATTAAAATATTTTAATGAAGCAGCACACGAAAGGAAGTTAGTCGTATGA
- a CDS encoding transcriptional regulator, whose translation MTDYRQGYEFYRQVCDKHELEPINFHYYILNLSQEQLDAYNEQAKIVGGHIAYDIS comes from the coding sequence ATGACAGACTATCGACAAGGCTATGAGTTTTACCGACAAGTATGTGACAAACACGAGTTAGAGCCAATTAATTTTCACTACTATATTTTAAACTTATCACAAGAGCAACTTGATGCTTATAATGAACAAGCGAAAATTGTAGGAGGTCATATAGCATATGATATCTCTTAA
- a CDS encoding sensor domain-containing protein, with product MMNITPSSINQVNYSLKELQDIFSAMNSSIIVAITDRTGKITFVNDHFCKISKYKREDLIGQDHRLLNSGFHPKSFFREMWKTIGKGDMWNGEVCNRAKDGSLYWVKTTIIPFLDDNDKPYQYIAIRVDITAQKDIKKITHIAYHDELTGLPNRRKLEQRLENEFHQSRRTGDKFALFFIDVNRFKNINDGLGHIIGDMFLVEMANRLRNVDFTSNSFYRHNSDEFVMILNDVSRIEEMAKEIIAVFDESFIVDAYEFYASISIGISIFPDHANSIEDLLKNADIAMYAAKSTRGNQYKLYRHNMDEANDKWLLLETKLHQALKKDLLELHYQPKIDLKTDQVVGMEALLRWYDSELGQMPPDRFIPFAEECGLINDIGIWVLHKACAQVCAWNETFQSNLRVAVNISPIHISTPGFVEMVRDVIEKTKIDPHSLEIEITEMSMLDYTEELINTIEQLRALGITIALDDFGTGYSSLNYLKKFPVDVLKIDRAFVRDIVPEKTGIAMISAMISLAHALNLKVVAEGVEEEAELNVLREHGCEFVQGYYFSKPLSVEDFTTNILNQSLTITSSS from the coding sequence ATGATGAATATCACGCCTAGTAGTATTAATCAAGTTAACTACAGCCTGAAAGAATTACAAGATATTTTTTCAGCAATGAACAGTTCGATCATAGTCGCTATTACAGATCGGACAGGAAAAATTACCTTTGTTAATGATCATTTTTGTAAAATTTCTAAATATAAGCGTGAAGATTTAATTGGACAAGATCATCGTTTATTAAACTCGGGTTTCCATCCCAAATCATTTTTCAGAGAGATGTGGAAAACAATCGGAAAAGGTGACATGTGGAATGGTGAGGTGTGCAACCGTGCTAAAGATGGTAGTCTATACTGGGTGAAAACAACAATTATTCCTTTTCTCGATGATAATGATAAGCCTTATCAATATATTGCCATTAGAGTAGACATTACCGCACAAAAGGATATTAAAAAAATTACACATATTGCATATCATGATGAATTAACAGGGTTACCAAACCGTCGTAAATTAGAACAACGTTTAGAAAATGAATTCCATCAATCTCGACGTACAGGAGATAAGTTTGCGTTATTTTTCATTGATGTGAATCGTTTTAAAAACATTAACGATGGACTTGGCCACATCATAGGCGATATGTTCCTAGTGGAAATGGCAAATCGATTACGCAATGTAGACTTCACATCCAATTCATTTTATCGTCATAACAGTGATGAATTCGTCATGATCTTAAATGATGTTTCACGTATCGAGGAAATGGCAAAAGAAATCATTGCTGTTTTCGATGAAAGTTTCATCGTAGATGCATATGAATTTTATGCGAGTATTAGTATTGGTATTAGCATTTTCCCTGATCATGCTAATTCAATTGAAGATTTATTAAAAAATGCTGATATCGCCATGTATGCTGCAAAATCAACACGAGGTAATCAATATAAGCTGTATCGACATAATATGGATGAGGCAAATGATAAATGGTTATTACTTGAAACTAAACTTCATCAGGCATTAAAAAAGGATTTATTAGAGCTACATTATCAGCCCAAAATTGATTTAAAAACAGATCAAGTGGTAGGTATGGAAGCATTGCTTCGTTGGTATGATTCTGAATTAGGACAGATGCCACCAGATCGTTTCATCCCGTTTGCGGAAGAATGTGGTCTTATAAATGATATTGGTATATGGGTATTACATAAAGCTTGTGCGCAAGTATGTGCATGGAACGAAACATTTCAATCAAATTTACGCGTAGCTGTCAATATTTCTCCTATCCATATTAGCACACCAGGTTTTGTTGAAATGGTACGCGATGTAATTGAAAAAACAAAAATTGACCCGCATTCATTAGAAATTGAAATTACCGAAATGAGTATGCTTGATTATACAGAAGAGTTGATAAATACGATTGAGCAGCTACGGGCATTAGGCATTACCATTGCATTAGATGATTTCGGAACAGGCTATTCATCATTAAATTATTTAAAAAAATTCCCTGTAGACGTATTAAAAATAGATCGGGCATTTGTGCGTGATATTGTGCCTGAGAAAACAGGGATAGCGATGATTTCTGCAATGATTTCATTGGCACATGCTTTAAACCTCAAAGTAGTAGCAGAAGGAGTCGAAGAAGAAGCTGAATTAAACGTTCTTCGTGAGCATGGCTGTGAGTTCGTCCAAGGCTATTATTTTAGCAAGCCGCTTTCTGTGGAAGACTTTACAACTAACATTTTAAATCAATCGCTAACAATTACATCTAGCTCCTAA
- a CDS encoding CD3324 family protein, whose translation MSYKKANNLLPAELIALIQNYVDGEYIYIPRRQDSKKSWGAGTTTRNELDVRNNNIYQEYLSGTDMETLSATYYLSLKSIQRIILKEKRKRTNI comes from the coding sequence ATGAGCTATAAGAAAGCAAATAATCTGTTACCAGCAGAGTTAATCGCGTTAATTCAAAACTATGTAGATGGTGAATATATTTATATCCCGAGAAGACAAGATAGTAAAAAGAGTTGGGGGGCTGGCACTACTACAAGGAATGAATTAGATGTAAGGAACAATAATATTTATCAGGAATATCTCTCTGGCACCGATATGGAGACTTTAAGTGCAACCTATTATTTGTCTTTAAAGAGTATTCAACGAATAATCCTAAAGGAAAAAAGAAAAAGAACAAACATATAA
- a CDS encoding GNAT family N-acetyltransferase, with amino-acid sequence MSLYITKELNDQAKQIVNNELYKFNLKHFPVDLRGNYEEMNVFLKDENDNVRGGILAEVCWNWLEIHTLMIDEDIRKSGFGTKLLLELEHMALAKQCDFIKVDTLSFQALEFYEKHGYQIFGTLDNVGRDFKHYYLKKDLTKK; translated from the coding sequence ATGTCTTTGTATATAACGAAAGAATTAAACGATCAAGCTAAACAGATAGTAAATAATGAGCTTTACAAATTTAATTTAAAGCATTTTCCAGTAGATTTAAGAGGAAATTACGAAGAAATGAATGTATTCCTTAAAGATGAAAATGACAATGTTCGTGGTGGTATTCTTGCTGAAGTATGTTGGAATTGGCTAGAGATTCACACGTTAATGATAGATGAGGACATACGAAAATCGGGATTTGGCACAAAATTATTACTAGAACTCGAGCATATGGCTTTAGCAAAGCAGTGCGATTTTATAAAGGTAGATACATTAAGTTTTCAAGCGTTAGAATTTTATGAAAAGCACGGTTATCAAATATTTGGGACGTTAGATAATGTAGGTAGAGACTTTAAGCATTACTATTTGAAAAAAGATTTAACTAAGAAATAA
- a CDS encoding GNAT family N-acetyltransferase has product MIELNTERLRILALNAESLRLLIDNPKKLELQLSLKESDSFLDAELQQAMEIRHAKLVCDKENYMWYTNWLIVSKSQNCSVGGIMLKGLPNDYGEVVVGYYTLPEYQGNGYMTETINSMKNWLLSKPNVKFVVADTEKDNIASHRVLEKTGAVLYKETAELLYWRFG; this is encoded by the coding sequence ATGATTGAATTGAACACAGAAAGATTAAGAATACTTGCGCTAAATGCAGAAAGCCTAAGATTACTCATTGATAACCCAAAGAAGTTGGAGCTTCAATTATCATTAAAGGAATCAGATAGCTTTTTAGATGCGGAACTTCAACAAGCAATGGAAATTCGACATGCTAAGTTGGTATGTGATAAGGAAAACTATATGTGGTATACCAATTGGTTAATTGTGTCGAAAAGTCAAAACTGTAGTGTAGGAGGAATCATGTTAAAAGGGCTTCCAAACGACTATGGTGAGGTAGTAGTAGGGTATTACACGTTGCCTGAATATCAAGGAAATGGCTATATGACAGAAACGATTAATTCAATGAAAAACTGGTTGTTAAGCAAGCCTAATGTGAAATTTGTTGTTGCTGATACTGAAAAAGATAATATCGCATCTCATAGAGTATTAGAAAAAACAGGTGCTGTACTTTATAAAGAAACTGCGGAATTATTGTATTGGAGATTTGGCTGA
- a CDS encoding MarR family winged helix-turn-helix transcriptional regulator — protein sequence MDKEKVFYELMETLYETSRLISSYENIPRKYGTDDELYMIEVHTLNLIGDKVKTNTSEIAEITNRTKSAVSQMVDKLIKKDLAIKYRNPNNYRELTIELTSKGKLVYEYHKKLDEEEYGSHLKNLEQFTVEDFQNYITILNVINRRTRNVLNDRD from the coding sequence ATGGATAAGGAGAAAGTTTTTTATGAACTAATGGAAACGCTTTACGAGACATCTAGGCTGATTAGTTCATACGAAAATATCCCAAGAAAATATGGTACTGATGATGAGCTTTACATGATAGAAGTACATACTCTGAACTTAATTGGCGATAAAGTAAAAACAAATACTTCTGAAATTGCGGAAATAACGAATCGCACAAAAAGTGCTGTTTCTCAAATGGTCGATAAACTTATCAAAAAGGATTTAGCAATTAAATATAGAAATCCTAACAATTATCGAGAATTGACTATCGAATTAACATCAAAAGGAAAGTTAGTGTATGAATATCATAAAAAGCTCGATGAAGAAGAGTACGGAAGCCATTTGAAGAATCTTGAGCAATTTACAGTGGAAGATTTTCAGAACTATATTACGATATTAAACGTAATTAATCGAAGGACACGAAATGTGCTTAATGATAGAGATTAA
- a CDS encoding MalY/PatB family protein, with protein MQYNFDEVVQRRNTYSLKWDGEELIKQIGYTERYDHETIPLFTADMDLPVPQPLIEALHKTVDHRIFGYSIFPNEYYEAIQHWFKKRHNWTIEKDEIVFSPGTVHALNIAVRALTKRGEGIIIQRPVYPPFTAAIEGNGRVVRNNALIRNSDGDYTIDFEDFEAKAQEENTKMFVLCNPHNPSGRIFTNEELKRLSHICEKNNVIIVADEIHGDLIRKNQTFTPLAKIASNTDHIITCTAINKTFNVAGLHCTNVIISNPEIRKTFSEKMGMQLPSPFTIAALIAVYNEGEEWLEQLTEYIDDTMIYVKSFLAEKLPTVKVTIPEGTYVMWMDFNGYGLSAKEVHHRIYNKANVLLEDGDLFGKEGDGFQRICIPSPRPLIKEALERIAKEFQDIETNT; from the coding sequence ATGCAATACAATTTTGATGAAGTGGTTCAGCGCCGAAATACGTATTCCTTAAAGTGGGACGGTGAGGAGTTAATCAAACAAATTGGTTATACAGAGAGATATGATCATGAAACGATTCCACTGTTTACAGCTGATATGGATTTACCAGTACCTCAACCATTGATAGAGGCGCTTCATAAAACCGTCGATCATCGTATTTTTGGATACTCTATTTTTCCAAACGAGTATTATGAAGCGATACAGCATTGGTTTAAAAAAAGACATAATTGGACGATTGAAAAAGATGAAATTGTTTTCAGTCCTGGAACTGTTCACGCATTAAATATCGCGGTAAGAGCATTAACTAAGCGCGGTGAAGGTATCATAATCCAACGTCCTGTTTACCCACCATTCACAGCTGCTATTGAAGGGAATGGCAGGGTTGTTCGTAATAATGCATTGATTCGAAACAGTGATGGCGATTACACCATTGATTTTGAAGATTTTGAAGCGAAAGCTCAAGAAGAGAACACTAAAATGTTTGTTCTTTGTAATCCACATAACCCGTCAGGTAGAATTTTTACGAATGAAGAATTGAAAAGGCTTTCACATATTTGTGAAAAAAACAATGTCATCATTGTTGCGGATGAAATTCATGGAGACTTGATTAGAAAAAATCAAACCTTTACACCATTAGCTAAAATTGCAAGTAATACAGACCATATTATTACTTGCACGGCCATCAACAAAACGTTTAATGTCGCTGGTCTACATTGTACGAATGTAATTATTTCAAATCCTGAAATTCGAAAGACCTTTAGCGAAAAAATGGGCATGCAGTTACCATCTCCATTTACAATTGCTGCTCTTATAGCAGTTTACAATGAAGGGGAGGAGTGGTTGGAACAATTAACCGAATATATTGACGACACAATGATCTATGTGAAAAGTTTTCTAGCTGAAAAACTGCCAACGGTGAAAGTCACTATACCTGAAGGAACTTACGTCATGTGGATGGACTTTAACGGATACGGTCTTTCAGCAAAAGAAGTTCATCATCGAATTTATAACAAAGCGAATGTACTGCTTGAAGATGGAGACTTGTTTGGAAAAGAAGGTGATGGATTCCAACGAATTTGCATTCCATCACCGAGACCACTTATTAAAGAAGCACTTGAAAGAATTGCTAAGGAATTTCAGGATATCGAAACAAACACTTAA
- a CDS encoding amidohydrolase — translation MKTSYELETLKWAQEIEDYVIGIRRDLHRHPEIGLHEVRTIKVVTEELRKLGIDYEIVPDGGIIGFINGNQAGKTLILRADLDALPMKEEATNLKMKKVVVSNTDEAAHTCGHDAHTAMLLGAAKILSQHKDKVKGSVLLAFEQGEEMGGGIFNLLKRLCEIGADGVWGIHLKSDMPTGKISVEAGPRMAASFSFNVVIKGKSGHGSRPDLSVAPLDCFTDFYSNLKAMRLSSLDPYKTITYSIGTINSGTAINIIPESLQFSGTARYLDFEQGAHAANEFKRILEKVCELHHCTFEFITEPKECDLIVSNQKDCAQLAIAAVEGAVGVNALHSTPAWMASESFAFYEKYFPGVFAFVGIQNIEKGIGAEHHNVYFDIDEDALKLGVAATVQYTINFLDNENQIDFTPDKRDIKSLFVENGFAQLVRQ, via the coding sequence ATGAAAACTTCCTATGAACTTGAAACGTTAAAATGGGCACAAGAAATAGAGGACTATGTAATTGGAATAAGACGAGATCTTCATAGACACCCAGAGATTGGTTTACACGAAGTAAGAACAATCAAAGTAGTAACAGAAGAGTTACGCAAACTTGGGATTGATTATGAGATTGTCCCTGACGGTGGCATTATTGGCTTTATCAATGGAAATCAAGCTGGAAAAACTTTAATACTTAGGGCAGATTTAGATGCACTACCGATGAAAGAGGAAGCTACTAATTTAAAAATGAAAAAAGTAGTCGTTTCTAATACCGATGAAGCTGCTCATACTTGTGGTCATGATGCACATACCGCCATGCTATTAGGTGCTGCGAAAATCTTAAGTCAACATAAAGACAAAGTGAAAGGTAGCGTGCTACTCGCTTTTGAGCAAGGGGAAGAAATGGGCGGAGGCATTTTTAACCTTTTAAAGCGATTATGCGAAATTGGGGCAGACGGTGTTTGGGGCATCCATTTAAAATCTGATATGCCGACAGGAAAGATATCTGTTGAAGCAGGGCCGAGAATGGCAGCTTCGTTTAGTTTTAATGTTGTCATAAAAGGAAAAAGTGGTCATGGCTCACGACCAGATTTATCAGTTGCGCCATTAGATTGTTTTACAGACTTTTATAGTAATTTGAAAGCGATGCGATTAAGCTCTTTAGATCCGTACAAAACGATTACTTATTCAATCGGAACAATTAATTCGGGCACTGCAATAAATATTATCCCAGAAAGTTTACAGTTTTCAGGCACTGCAAGATATTTAGATTTTGAACAAGGTGCTCATGCTGCAAATGAATTTAAGAGAATACTAGAAAAGGTTTGTGAATTACATCATTGTACTTTTGAATTTATTACAGAGCCTAAGGAATGTGATTTAATTGTCAGCAACCAAAAAGATTGTGCTCAACTAGCCATAGCTGCAGTAGAAGGTGCAGTTGGGGTAAATGCTTTACATTCCACACCAGCGTGGATGGCTTCCGAATCATTTGCCTTTTACGAAAAGTATTTTCCTGGTGTCTTTGCATTCGTTGGGATACAAAATATAGAAAAAGGAATAGGGGCAGAACATCATAATGTTTATTTTGATATCGATGAAGATGCATTAAAGCTTGGTGTAGCGGCTACTGTTCAATACACAATCAATTTTTTAGATAATGAAAATCAAATAGACTTTACTCCTGACAAAAGAGATATTAAAAGTTTATTTGTTGAGAACGGTTTTGCGCAGTTAGTAAGACAATAA
- a CDS encoding DUF3311 domain-containing protein produces the protein MTRKRLCYLLSFIAYFGMPLGIPFIRSSEPYVLGLPFLLFWMVLWILLGTGLMLIVHRLNPNAREELE, from the coding sequence ATGACACGAAAAAGACTTTGTTACTTACTATCGTTCATTGCATATTTTGGAATGCCTTTAGGAATCCCCTTTATTAGAAGTTCCGAACCTTACGTTCTAGGTCTTCCATTTCTGTTATTCTGGATGGTTTTATGGATTTTGTTAGGGACAGGCTTAATGCTAATAGTGCACCGATTAAACCCTAATGCTAGAGAGGAGTTAGAATAA